One Rissa tridactyla isolate bRisTri1 chromosome 1, bRisTri1.patW.cur.20221130, whole genome shotgun sequence DNA segment encodes these proteins:
- the LUC7L2 gene encoding putative RNA-binding protein Luc7-like 2 isoform X2, with the protein MDLGECLKVHDLALRADYEIASKDQDFFFELDAMDHLQSFIADCDRRTEVAKKRLAETQEEISAEVAAKAERVHELNEEIGKLLAKVEQLGADGNVEESQKVMDEVEKARVKKREAEEVYRNSMPASSFQQQKLRVCEVCSAYLGLHDNDRRLADHFGGKLHLGFIEIREKLEELRRIVADKQEKRNQERLKRREEREREEREKLRRSRSHSKHTKRSRSRDRRRHRSRSASRERKRRTRSKSREKHHRHRSRSNSRSRSRSHHRSRHSSRERSRERSSKKRSSKERSSRDKERSRDRDRTSRDKDRSSRERSPRDFKDKKRSYESANGRSEDPRSSEEREAGEI; encoded by the exons ATGGACCTTGGAGAATGTCTGAAGGTGCATGACCTGGCATTAAGGGCAGACTATGAAATAGCATCCAAAGATCAAGATTTCTTCTTTGAGCTTGAT GCAATGGACCACCTGCAGTCATTTATTGCAGACTGTGACAGGAGAACAGAAGTGGCTAAGAAAAGACTAGCAGAAACCCAAGAAGAGATCAGTGCTGAAGTTGCAGCTAAA gCTGAAAGAGTTCATGAATTGAATGAAGAAATTGGGAAACTGCTGGCCAAAGTAGAACAGCTTGGAGCTGATGGGAATGTGGAAGAATCTCAAAAAGTAATGGATGAAGTAGAGAAGGCTCGGGtaaagaagagagaagcagaa gaagtaTACAGGAATTCTATGCCTGCCTCcagctttcagcagcagaagctgcGGGTTTGTGAAGTTTGCTCGGCTTATCTTGGTCTTCATGACAACGACCGACGACTTGCTGACCACTTTGGAGGAAAACTGCATTTAGGATTTATTGAAATAAGAGAGAAGCTTGAGGAACTCAGG AGGATTGTGGCTGATAAACAGGAGAAACGAAATCAGGAACGTCTGAAACgtagagaggagagagaaagagaagaaagggagaaactAAGGAG gtCCAGATCCCACAGCAAGCATACCAAAAG ATCTAGGTCCCGAGATCGCCGTAGACATCGGTCTCGCTCAGCTTCCCGGGAACGAAAGAGAAGAACTCGCTCCAAATCCCGTGAGAAACACCACCGTCACAGGTCTCGCTCTAACAGCCGCAGCCGGAGTCGCAGCCATCATAGAAGCAGGCATAGTTCCAGGGAGAGAAGCCGAGAACGCAGCTCCAAAAAGAG ATCCTCAAAAGAAAGATCTTCCAGAGACAAAGAACGTTCAAGAGATCGTGATAGAACATCACGCGATAAAGATAGAAGCTCGAGAGAGAGGTCACCGCGAGATTTCAAAGACAAGAAACGCTCTTATGAAAGTGCTAATGGCCGATCAGAAGACCCGAGGAGCTCGGAAGAGCGTGAAGCAGGGGAGATATAA